The Taeniopygia guttata chromosome 6, bTaeGut7.mat, whole genome shotgun sequence genome contains a region encoding:
- the SRGN gene encoding serglycin: protein MPAKMQLLIRCNRRIFLAICLILFVGYTAQGAPMQRARYKRVRCRPEAWSANCVEEKGPWFYMPSGGANRILPPMADPSLMKRYQDLGDIFPLSDEDSGSGSNTVVEAEPASGSGLGDNDSFSEGKLPVFLESLRGSELKEKLSEEDLFL from the exons ATGCCAGCCAAGATGCAGCTCCTTATCAGATGTAACAGGAGGATTTTCCTGGCTATTTGTTTAATCCTCTTTGTGGGATACACAGCACAAG GTGCTCCGATGCAGAGGGCGAGGTACAAGAGGGTGAGGTGCCGGCCTGAAGCCTGGTCTGCTAACTGCGTGGAAGAGAAGGGGCCCTGGTTTTACATGCCCTCTGGTGGGGCCAACAGGATCCTTCCTCCCATGGCAGACCCGTCCTT GATGAAGAGATACCAGGATTTGGGCGATATATTCCCTCTCTCAGATGAGGATTCTGGCTCTGGGTCCAACACCGTGGTGGAAGCAGAGCCAGCCTCTGGGTCGGGGCTCGGTGACAATGATAGCTTCTCTGAGGGGAAGCTGCCTGTGTTCCTGGAGAGCCTGCGAGGCAGCGAGCTGAAGGAAAAGCTGTCGGAGGAGGATTTGTTCCTGTAG
- the VPS26A gene encoding vacuolar protein sorting-associated protein 26A, producing the protein MTRGARPGALVLVRAGPGPRGARTMSFLGNLFVPVCEIDVVLNDAETRKPAEIKTEDGKVEKHFLFYDGESVSGKVNVSLKHGKRLEHQGIRIEFVGQIELFNDKSNTHEFVNLVKELALPGELTQSRNYDFEFMQVEKPYESYIGANVRLRYFLKVTIVRRLSDLVKEYDLIVHQLATYPDVNNSIKMEVGIEDCLHIEFEYNKSKYHLKDVIVGKIYFLLVRIKIQHMELQLIKKEITGIGPSTTTETETIAKYEIMDGAPVKGESIPIRLFLAGYDPTPTMRDVNKKFSVRYFLNLVLVDEEDRRYFKQQEIILWRKAPEKLRKQRTNFHQRFESPESQASAEQPEM; encoded by the exons ATGACCAGGGGCGCGCGGCCGGGGGCGCTGGTGCTGGTgcgcgcggggccggggccgcgaGGGGCGCGTACCATG AGTTTTCTTGGAAACCTTTTCGTTCCTGTTTGTGAGATTGATGTTGTACTTAATGATGCTGAAACACGAAAACCTGCAGAAATCAAAACAGAAGATGGTAAAGTAGAAAAGCATTTTCTCTTCTACGATGGAGAATCTGTTTCAGGAAAg GTGAACGTCTCCCTTAAACATGGGAAGAGACTAGAGCACCAAGGAATCAGAATTGAATTTGTAGGACAAATTG AACTCTTCAATGACAAAAGCAATACCCATGAATTTGTAAACTTAGTGAAAGAACTGGCCTTACCCGGAGAACTGACCCAAAGCAGAAACTATGACTTTGAATTCATGCAGGTTGAAAAGCCATATGAATCCTACATTGGTGCCAACGTCAGACTGAG GTATTTTCTAAAAGTGACAATAGTGAGACGGCTGTCAGACTTGGTGAAAGAATATGATCTGATAGTTCACCAGCTCGCTACATACCCAGATGTAAACAACTCCATCAAAATGGAAGTAGGCATTGAAGACTGTCTCCACATAGAGTTTGAATACAATAAGTCAAA GTATCACTTAAAGGATGTGATTGTtggaaaaatttatttcctcttaGTGAGAATAAAAATTCAGCACATGGAGTTGCAGCTGATCAAAAAGGAGATTACTGGAATTG GACCCAGTACTACAACAGAGACTGAAACCATTGCAAAGTACGAAATAATGGATGGTGCACCAGTTAAAG GGGAATCGATTCCTATAAGATTGTTCTTAGCAGGCTATGACCCAACTCCAACAATGAGGGATGTGAACAAAAAATTTTCAGTGAGGTACTTCTTAAATCTGGTGCTTGTGGATGAAGAAGACAGACGATACTTCAAACAGCAG gaaataattttatggaGAAAAGCTCCTGAGAAGCTGAGGAAACAACGGACAAACTTCCACCAGCGATTTGAATCTCCAGAGTCACAAGCATCTGCTGAGCAGCCCGAAATGTGA
- the VPS26A gene encoding vacuolar protein sorting-associated protein 26A isoform X1 yields MGVAWRGGRPVGSHDQGRAAGGAGAGARGAGAARGAYHGQKLEYRECRGKVMTSTVPGAVLQSFLGNLFVPVCEIDVVLNDAETRKPAEIKTEDGKVEKHFLFYDGESVSGKVNVSLKHGKRLEHQGIRIEFVGQIELFNDKSNTHEFVNLVKELALPGELTQSRNYDFEFMQVEKPYESYIGANVRLRYFLKVTIVRRLSDLVKEYDLIVHQLATYPDVNNSIKMEVGIEDCLHIEFEYNKSKYHLKDVIVGKIYFLLVRIKIQHMELQLIKKEITGIGPSTTTETETIAKYEIMDGAPVKGESIPIRLFLAGYDPTPTMRDVNKKFSVRYFLNLVLVDEEDRRYFKQQEIILWRKAPEKLRKQRTNFHQRFESPESQASAEQPEM; encoded by the exons ATGGGCGTGGCCTGGAGGGGGGGGAGACCCGTAGGGTCACATGACCAGGGGCGCGCGGCCGGGGGCGCTGGTGCTGGTgcgcgcggggccggggccgcgaGGGGCGCGTACCATG GTCAAAAGTTGGAGTACAGAGAATGCCGAGGGAAGGTGATGACAAGCACTGTGCCTGGAGCAGTGTTACAG AGTTTTCTTGGAAACCTTTTCGTTCCTGTTTGTGAGATTGATGTTGTACTTAATGATGCTGAAACACGAAAACCTGCAGAAATCAAAACAGAAGATGGTAAAGTAGAAAAGCATTTTCTCTTCTACGATGGAGAATCTGTTTCAGGAAAg GTGAACGTCTCCCTTAAACATGGGAAGAGACTAGAGCACCAAGGAATCAGAATTGAATTTGTAGGACAAATTG AACTCTTCAATGACAAAAGCAATACCCATGAATTTGTAAACTTAGTGAAAGAACTGGCCTTACCCGGAGAACTGACCCAAAGCAGAAACTATGACTTTGAATTCATGCAGGTTGAAAAGCCATATGAATCCTACATTGGTGCCAACGTCAGACTGAG GTATTTTCTAAAAGTGACAATAGTGAGACGGCTGTCAGACTTGGTGAAAGAATATGATCTGATAGTTCACCAGCTCGCTACATACCCAGATGTAAACAACTCCATCAAAATGGAAGTAGGCATTGAAGACTGTCTCCACATAGAGTTTGAATACAATAAGTCAAA GTATCACTTAAAGGATGTGATTGTtggaaaaatttatttcctcttaGTGAGAATAAAAATTCAGCACATGGAGTTGCAGCTGATCAAAAAGGAGATTACTGGAATTG GACCCAGTACTACAACAGAGACTGAAACCATTGCAAAGTACGAAATAATGGATGGTGCACCAGTTAAAG GGGAATCGATTCCTATAAGATTGTTCTTAGCAGGCTATGACCCAACTCCAACAATGAGGGATGTGAACAAAAAATTTTCAGTGAGGTACTTCTTAAATCTGGTGCTTGTGGATGAAGAAGACAGACGATACTTCAAACAGCAG gaaataattttatggaGAAAAGCTCCTGAGAAGCTGAGGAAACAACGGACAAACTTCCACCAGCGATTTGAATCTCCAGAGTCACAAGCATCTGCTGAGCAGCCCGAAATGTGA
- the SUPV3L1 gene encoding ATP-dependent RNA helicase SUPV3L1, mitochondrial yields MSRCAWPLLRRLPARAGLALRHGGGAPRARPAAPAASSSSPSSPSSPASSGDGGASRAPDTSLFVPVPLKPGLGGAAEDVGAELTRPLDKGEVLKNLNKFYKRKEIQRLGAENGLDARLFHQAFISFRKYIMESSSVSADLHIILNDICCGAGHVDDLFPFFLRHAKQIFPMLDCMDDLRKISDLRLPPNWYPDARAIQRKIIFHAGPTNSGKTYHAIQRFLSAKSGIYCGPLKLLAHEIFQKSNDANVPCDLVTGEERVFANEDSRQAPHVACTIEMCSTNTPYEVAVIDEIQMIRDPARGWAWTRALLGLCAEEIHVCGEPAAIDLVTELMYTTGEEVEVRNYERLTPLTVLDYALESLDNLRPGDCIVCFSKNDIYSISRQIEARGLECAVIYGSLPPGTKLEQAKKFNDPDDPCKILVATDAIGMGLNLCIRRIIFNSIVKPTVNEKGEKEIDSITTSQALQIAGRAGRFGSSFKQGEVTAMHRDDLARLKEILSEPVPPVQAAGLHPTPEQIEMFAYHLPDATLSNLIDIFVSLSQVDGMYFVCNIDDFKFLADMIQHIPLNLRSRYVFCTAPLNRKEPFVCTTLLKFARQFSRNEPLTFDWLCRHTKWPLAAPKNIKELVHLEAVHDVFDLYLWLSYRFMDMFPDAVLVRDIQKKLDDIIQIGVCNITKLIRASQSAAAPGTAEVVSEDFPLSRTQRDARVVSDRHGGTEALSIAVEAAGLRRAKNLRSPRLGGRQEDVKSYGRGSLANRLLREGLLTQEMLRQLESEWQDQHRNGRYGFGSKRDDQHSSKATGKKRK; encoded by the exons ATGAGTCGGTGCGCGTGGCCGCTGctgcggcggctcccggcgcgcGCGGGGCTCGCGCTCCGCCATGGCGGCGGCGCTCCCCGCGcgcgccccgccgcgcccgccgcctcGTCCTCATCGCCCTCATCGCCCTCATCGCCCGCCTCCTCCGGGGACGGCGGCGCCTCCCGCGCCCCCGACACCTCGCTCTTCGTGCCCGTGCCGCTGAAGCCCGGCCTCGGCGGCGCGGCCGAAGATGTGGGCGCCGAGCTCACGCGGCCCCTCGACAAGG GTGAAGTCCTAAAAAACTTAAACAAGTtctacaaaagaaaagaaattcaaagaCTAGGAGCTGAAAATGGACTAGATG ctcGCCTCTTTCACCAGGCATTTATAAGCTTTAGGAAGTATATAATGGAATCCAGTTCTGTGAGTGCTGATTTGCATATTATTCTCAATGATATATGCTGTGGTGCAG GTCACGTGGATGAtctgtttccatttttcctgAGGCATGCAAAGCAGATCTTCCCCATGCTGGACTGCATGGATGATCTGCGCAAGATCAGCGACCTGAGGCTGCCGCCCAACTG GTATCCAGATGCCAGGGCTATTCAGAGAAAGATAATATTCCATGCCGGTCCTACAAACAGTGGAAAAACTTACCATGCTATCCAGAGATTTTTGTCAGCCAAATCTGGAATATACTGTGGTCCGCTAAAACTTCTGGCTCATGAGATCTTCCAAAAGAGTAACGATGCT AATGTGCCCTGTGACCTGGTGACAGGAGAAGAACGTGTGTTTGCCAATGAAGACTCCAGACAGGCTCCTCATGTTGCTTGTACCATTGAAATGTGCAGCACTAATACACCTT atgAAGTTGCTGTGATTGATGAAATTCAGATGATCAGAGATCCTGCCAGAGGCTGGGCTTGGACAAGAGCTCTTCTAG GCCTCTGTGCAGAAGAAATCCACGTTTGTGGAGAACCTGCTGCTATTGACTTGGTGACAGAGCTCATGTACACTACAGGGGAGGAAGTTGAA GTCCGAAACTACGAGAGACTGACTCCTCTGACTGTGCTGGATTATGCCTTAGAGTCCTTGGATAACCTCCGCCCTGGGGACTGCATTGTGTGTTTCAGTAAGAACGACATTTACTCCATCAGCCGGCAGATTGAAGCCAGAGGATTAGAATGTGCTGTCATATACGGCAGTCTGCCACCAG GAACAAAGCTTGAACAAGCAAAGAAATTCAATGATCCTGATGATCCATGCAAAATTTTAGTTGCTACAGATGCAATTGGAATGGGACTCAATTT gTGTATAAGAAGGATAATTTTTAACTCCATAGTAAAGCCGACTGTCAATgagaagggagagaaggaaatagACTCCATCACCACCTCGCAGGCGCTGCAGATcgcgggcagggctgggcgcTTCGGCTCCTCCTTCAAGCAGGGAGAGGTCACCGCCATGCACCGCGATGACCTCGCGCGGCTGAAGGAGATTCTGAGCGAGCCTGTGCCCCCTGTCCAG gcAGCTGGCCTACATCCTACTCCTGAGCAAATAGAAATGTTTGCTTATCATCTTCCTGATGCCACTCTATCCAACTTAATT GATATTTTTGTGAGCCTCTCACAAGTGGACGGGATGTACTTTGTCTGCAATATTGATGACTTTAAATTTCTAGCAGATATGATTCAGCACATTCCACTCAATCTGCGATCACGATATGTCTTTTGCACTGCACCCTTGAACAGAAAAGAGCCTTTTGTGTGTACCACTTTGTTGAAG TTTGCACGGCAGTTCAGTAGAAATGAGCCTCTGACGTTCGACTGGCTCTGCCGGCACACCAAGTGGCCTTTAGCTGCTCCAAAAAACATCAAGGAACTTGTACACCTTGAAGCTGTGCATGATGTTTTTGACCTCTATCTGTGGTTAAG TTACCGCTTCATGGATATGTTCCCTGACGCTGTCCTTGTAAGGGATATCCAGAAAAAACTAGATGACATTATACAAATCGGTGTCTGCAACATCACGAAGCTGATCCGAGCTTCCCAGTCTgcggctgctcctggcacagctgaagTCGTGTCAGAAGACTTTCCTCTCTCAAGGACTCAGAGGGACGCCAGGGTGGTGTCAGACCGTCACGGTGGCACAGAGGCACTGTCCATTGCAGTggaggctgcagggctgagaaGAGCAAAGAACCTGAGATCCCCTCGGCTCGGTGGCAGGCAGGAGGATGTGAAAAGCTATGGACGTGGATCTCTTGCCAACAGATTGCTGCGGGAGGGACTTCTGACACAGGAAATGCTGAGACAGCTGGAGAGTGAGTGGCAGGATCAGCACAGGAATGGTAGATATGGCTTTGGTTCAAAAAGAGATGATCAGCATAGTTCAAAGGCAAcgggaaaaaagagaaaatag
- the VPS26A gene encoding vacuolar protein sorting-associated protein 26A isoform X2 produces the protein MSFLGNLFVPVCEIDVVLNDAETRKPAEIKTEDGKVEKHFLFYDGESVSGKVNVSLKHGKRLEHQGIRIEFVGQIELFNDKSNTHEFVNLVKELALPGELTQSRNYDFEFMQVEKPYESYIGANVRLRYFLKVTIVRRLSDLVKEYDLIVHQLATYPDVNNSIKMEVGIEDCLHIEFEYNKSKYHLKDVIVGKIYFLLVRIKIQHMELQLIKKEITGIGPSTTTETETIAKYEIMDGAPVKGESIPIRLFLAGYDPTPTMRDVNKKFSVRYFLNLVLVDEEDRRYFKQQEIILWRKAPEKLRKQRTNFHQRFESPESQASAEQPEM, from the exons ATG AGTTTTCTTGGAAACCTTTTCGTTCCTGTTTGTGAGATTGATGTTGTACTTAATGATGCTGAAACACGAAAACCTGCAGAAATCAAAACAGAAGATGGTAAAGTAGAAAAGCATTTTCTCTTCTACGATGGAGAATCTGTTTCAGGAAAg GTGAACGTCTCCCTTAAACATGGGAAGAGACTAGAGCACCAAGGAATCAGAATTGAATTTGTAGGACAAATTG AACTCTTCAATGACAAAAGCAATACCCATGAATTTGTAAACTTAGTGAAAGAACTGGCCTTACCCGGAGAACTGACCCAAAGCAGAAACTATGACTTTGAATTCATGCAGGTTGAAAAGCCATATGAATCCTACATTGGTGCCAACGTCAGACTGAG GTATTTTCTAAAAGTGACAATAGTGAGACGGCTGTCAGACTTGGTGAAAGAATATGATCTGATAGTTCACCAGCTCGCTACATACCCAGATGTAAACAACTCCATCAAAATGGAAGTAGGCATTGAAGACTGTCTCCACATAGAGTTTGAATACAATAAGTCAAA GTATCACTTAAAGGATGTGATTGTtggaaaaatttatttcctcttaGTGAGAATAAAAATTCAGCACATGGAGTTGCAGCTGATCAAAAAGGAGATTACTGGAATTG GACCCAGTACTACAACAGAGACTGAAACCATTGCAAAGTACGAAATAATGGATGGTGCACCAGTTAAAG GGGAATCGATTCCTATAAGATTGTTCTTAGCAGGCTATGACCCAACTCCAACAATGAGGGATGTGAACAAAAAATTTTCAGTGAGGTACTTCTTAAATCTGGTGCTTGTGGATGAAGAAGACAGACGATACTTCAAACAGCAG gaaataattttatggaGAAAAGCTCCTGAGAAGCTGAGGAAACAACGGACAAACTTCCACCAGCGATTTGAATCTCCAGAGTCACAAGCATCTGCTGAGCAGCCCGAAATGTGA